In Chanodichthys erythropterus isolate Z2021 chromosome 11, ASM2448905v1, whole genome shotgun sequence, a single window of DNA contains:
- the LOC137031209 gene encoding CD48 antigen-like, with protein MNIFQESSCSILGFLLVFFLQGSCTDPVVEVHKAVGDSLDLIANFSKEDLEVKWKHNETDLAQYYNNKLILLKSQFHKRLEMNEDNIGITVKGLKLQDSGIFSIVAERRSIQYPTKLILLHVHDLIRDVQIESSNSWLPSINIYIFHLQCKASGDPNPSYSWSGNLVKTGPNLNISLHPAESATLNCTTNNTVSVKHTTKTVECREKNEYSRFCVKM; from the exons GGTCATGTACTGATCCAGTTGTTGAGGTGCACAAAGCTGTCGGAGACTCGCTGGATTTAATTGCTAATTTCTCAAAAGAAGATCTTGAAGTAAAGTGGAAACATAATGAGACTGACTTAGCTCAGTATTATAACAATAAATTAATCCTGCTGAAATCTCAATTTCACAAAAGGTTAGAGATGAATGAGGACAATATTGGTATAACGGTGAAAGGCCTGAAACTTCAGGATTCTGGAATCTTCTCTATTGTTGCAGAAAGACGCTCTATTCAATATCCAACAAAATTAATTCTGCTACATGTTCATG ATCTCATCAGAGATGTACAGATTGAGTCCAGTAACTCCTGGTTGCCGTCAATAAACAtctacatttttcatcttcagtGTAAGGCATCCGGCGATCCGAATCCCTCCTACAGCTGGAGTGGTAATCTGGTCAAGACTGGACCGAACCTGAATATCAGCCTCCATCCAGCAGAGAGCGCCACACTCAACTGCACCACCAACAACACCGTCAGCGTCAAGCATACTACTAAGACTGTAGAGTGTAGAGAGAAAAATGAGTATTCAAGGTTCTGTGTAAAAATGTAG